Genomic window (Pseudomonas xantholysinigenes):
GGTCAGTTCCAGGCCTGGGGACAACTCCTTGAGCTTGGACTGGATCTTGGGACCGGCATACAGCATGGCGCTGGTTTCGACCTTGCCGCCGGCCGGTACGTTCAGGGCCGGGCCGGTGTAGCCGATGATGTAGTTGCCCTGGCTGTCCTTGCGAGTCTGGACGGCGTTGTTGTCCGACTTGCTCGGGATCCAGGCGGTCACGAAGTAGTGCTGCAGCCAGGCTACCCAACCGCCGGACACATTTTCTTGCAAACCGCCTTTGTCCATGTCCTTCATCGACACTTTCTTGTACGGCTCGGAAGCTGTCCACAGGGCGGCGCCCAGGTAAGTGGCGGTGCCGGTGGCAGTGCTCGACGACGGATCGGAGCTGGCGTCACGCTTGAGCTGGGCAAACATGTTGCCGCTCCAGGCCTGGGCGCTCTGGTTGTCGATCAGGTAGCTGACGGTCAGGTCGTATTCGCCGCGCTTCAAGCTGAAGCGTTTGATGTAGTTGACACCGTTCTCGCTGAACTTGAGGTCGACCACCAGTTGGTCCTGGCCATCGGCCAGCTGGTAGCTCTTCTGTTCGGTGGCGTACAGCGGGCGGCCGCTGGCGCGGTCCGGGCCATCAGTGCCGATCAGGCCGCTCTGGGCCAGGTAGACACGCTCGCCGCCGTTGTCGAACAACTGGAACGGAATTTCAGGATGGTCCTGACGGCGTGGGTACTTGGGCAGGGTCAGCTGGACGATATCACCGCCAACCGGGTCGATAGCCAGGTTCAGGACATCGGTCTTGACCTGGATCAGGTCCTTGCTGACCGCAACGGGTGCCGGCGCCAGGCCGCTATTGCCGGCTTGAGCATTGACGCTCGGCAAATCGGCGTTTGCACCGTTGTTGCTGGCGGGCACGCTGTCCGGCAAGGACGCAGTGGCATTGCTGGCAGCAGCATTCTGAGTCGGCAGGGCAGCCTGGCCGTAGTCCTGGTTCCACTTGAGGACCATGACATAGGACACGATTGCCAGGGCGACGATCAGGATCG
Coding sequences:
- the yidC gene encoding membrane protein insertase YidC, which encodes MDIKRTILIVALAIVSYVMVLKWNQDYGQAALPTQNAAASNATASLPDSVPASNNGANADLPSVNAQAGNSGLAPAPVAVSKDLIQVKTDVLNLAIDPVGGDIVQLTLPKYPRRQDHPEIPFQLFDNGGERVYLAQSGLIGTDGPDRASGRPLYATEQKSYQLADGQDQLVVDLKFSENGVNYIKRFSLKRGEYDLTVSYLIDNQSAQAWSGNMFAQLKRDASSDPSSSTATGTATYLGAALWTASEPYKKVSMKDMDKGGLQENVSGGWVAWLQHYFVTAWIPSKSDNNAVQTRKDSQGNYIIGYTGPALNVPAGGKVETSAMLYAGPKIQSKLKELSPGLELTVDYGFLWFIAQPIFWLLQHIHSLLGNWGWSIIVLTMLIKGLFFPLSAASYRSMARMRAVAPKLAQLKERFGDDRQKMSQAMMELYKKEKINPLGGCLPILVQMPVFLALYWVLLESVEMRQAPWMLWITDLSIKDPFFILPIIMGATMFIQQRLNPTPPDPMQAKVMKMMPIIFTFFFLWFPAGLVLYWVVNNCLSIAQQWYITRSIEAATKKAAA